The following nucleotide sequence is from Pseudoalteromonas xiamenensis.
AAAAGCGGACGACAAAAAAACGGAGTTAACAGTTGTCACGCCAGACACGGCTGCAACGATCTCCGAGGAACCGAAGCCCAGCATTCATTCAATTGATGATTCATCCTGGTACCATTCAATTGATGATTCATCCTGGTACGTCGCATTGGCGTCGAGTGCGTGGACAATTCAGGTGATGGCTGTAACAGATGACAAAGATGCTCAGGCATTTAGGGATGAGTTCCCGAACCTCGACGCAAAAGTCTATCCTGCATTACGAAAGGGGACTTGGTGGTATGTCGTAACGGTGGGGCAATATGCAAACATAGCAGAGGCTAAATCTGCCCGCCAGCAATTACCAGAGAATGTGTTAAAAAACCAACCGTTCTATAAAAAAGTCAGCCAAATCCAAGAAGAAATTCGCGCTTCATCTCGGTAAACGGGCTGCTTTAGTGTAGAATCGCGCAATTCAGAAAAGAAATTAAGATCCATGCAAACAAAAACGAGAGCCTTTTTAAAATGGGCCGGCGGAAAATACACGTTAGTTGAGGACATTGCACGTCGCCTAAGACTTGCCGATGCGGACGCTGATACGTTGATTGAGCCTTTTGTTGGTGCGGGATCTGTGTTTTTAAATACCAATTACAAACATTACATACTCAACGACATCAATGCAGATTTAATTAACCTCTACAAAGAGTTAAAAACATCGCCTGATGAGTTTGTGAGTGATGCAAAAAAGCTGTTTGTCGAACTCAATAACCACCCCGATGCGTACTACAGTTATCGTCAGCAGTTTAACGAAAGTGTTGATGTCTATGAGCGTGCAATTTTATTCTTGTACATGAACCGACATGGTTACAATGGTTTGTGCCGGTATAATCTCAAAGGGTCGTTCAACGTGCCATTTGGAAAATACAAAAAGCCTTACTTTCCTGAAAAAGAGCTGTATGCATTCGCCAACAAAGCACAACAGGCAACGTTTACATGTCAGAGTTACGAGAAAGTGTTTGCTAGCATGCCAAACAATGCTGTTGTGTACTGTGATCCGCCTTATGTACCGCTTAGTAAAACAGCCTCTTTTACCGCTTACGCGAAAGGGGGATTCAATTTAGACGATCAGGCAAATTTGGCGAACTTGGCCGAAAACTCGGCATTCATTTCTAAGACGCCGGTACTCATTTCGAACCATGATACGGTTTGGACTCGTAAAATATACGAACAAGCCCATCTCGATGTTATTCAAGTCAAACGTACGATAAGTCCTAAAGGGAACAGTCGTAACGCCGTAAATGAATTAATGGCGTTATACCGCCGTTAGTCAATCTGTCGAATTCTCGCGAGACCCAAATCACAGGTATTGCGTTAAGTGAACGCGTAATCCTAGTCGTAAATTCTATTAATATCTTGGTCGTTCAGTCAGTGGATGGAGTAATTACATTGACTAAGGCGAGCAGTGCGAGGATAAACAAGACAACGAATATCACGCCGATGATGATGTATGGAAGAGGTTTTGGTTGATGGAAATCACTTTGGCGTTTGGTTTCGCTTTGTACGCCAAACATTGCGGCCAGCACGCTTTGTAAGACACTAAACCAACGCATGGTTGAGCGTCTTACAAGCCAGGGATACTAGTGTTTTTGGTGCTCTTATCGCCACCTAACAGTAGTTCAAGAAGATCAAGGTAATGGAATTGTGCACTGCCGCTGTTGCCTGTCAGCCAATTAATCCATTCACTGCCAACTTGCTTTTGGCAGACCGCTTGATTCATTTTACTTGTTTGCTGACATCCACAACTGGCGTCTGCAAGTAAGGTCTCGTCTTGACCATCGAATGACACTACGCCAACTGAAGCTGTGATAAACGTAGCAACTAAAAGCGTCCGTGTTTTAAGGCGTATCATAATACCACTCCAACTCACTTGGTAATTCCCAAATAGTACACAAAAATTGGTCAATAAACAAACTTTTCTCTACCTTATTTTGGAAACAAATAGATTGATGTACAACAACATTTGGATATTCAAAGAATAATTTTATGGAGTGGGTCAAATTGCGGTAAAGTATAGCCAGTATCTAGTCGTTCAAGGGTTTTACTATGTCTCAGTTTTTGATTGCACCATCCATTTTATCTGCGGATTTTGCCAGATTAGGTGACGATGTTGCGCGCGTTCTCGATGCCGGCGCTGATGTTGTTCATTTCGATGTGATGGATAATCACTATGTCCCAAACCTAACATTTGGTCCCATGGTGTGTCAGGCGTTAAGAGCCTATGGAATAACCGCACCAATTGATGTGCATCTGATGGTAAAACCTGTCGACAGTTTAATCCCAGAGTTTGCGAAAGCGGGCGCCAGTATCATTACTTTCCATCCTGAAGCGAGTGAGCACATAGATAGAAGTCTTGCGCTCATCAAAGAAAACGGCTGTGAGGCTGGATTGGTTTTTAACCCAGCGACGCCACTTCATTATCTTGATTATGTGATGGACAAAGTCGACCAAATCCTCCTTATGTCTGTAAATCCAGGTTTTGGCGGACAGAGCTTCATTCCAAATACGTTGGATAAATTGCGCCAAGTACGTGAGCGTATTGATGCGTCGGGTCGCCCCATTCGTTTGGAAGTTGATGGGGGCGTGAAAGTGGACAACATCGCAGAAATTGCAGCGGCTGGGGCCGACATGTTCGTTGCCGGTTCGGCCATTTTTAGTCAACCTGATTACAAACAGGTTATCGATGCGATGCGCGCCGAACTTGCAAAGGTTTAATCATGGCGGTTAAAGGTATTTTATTCGATTTAGACGGGACGTTAGTCGACAGCGCCGAAGATATGTACATGGCGCTGAATTTGACACTGACGGAAGTGGCGTATCCTGTGGTCAGTCATGCGTTGGTGACGACTTGGGTAGGTAATGGTATTGATATGCTCGTCAAGCGTGGAACCAGCGGTTCAATGGAGGTGAACCCAACGTTACCGCCAGAGACCGTTGCCTACGCAATTTCACGTTTTAAACTCCATTACGCTGAAATTGTTGGGCAATATGCCGCGCTTTATCAAAATGTCTTGGTGGGGCTTAGTGCACTTGCCGCATTTCCAAAAGCAATTGTGACCAATAAAAATCGCGACTTTACGGAAACGCTTTTGAATAAATTGGGCATAGCGTCTCATTTTTCGGTGTTGGTTTGTGGGGATGATGGTCAGAAAAAGCCAAGTCCAAAGCCGTTGCTCAATGCTTGCAATGCATTGGGATTGAAACCTGAAGACGTGATGATGGTGGGCGACTCCAAAAGTGATTTAGTTGCAGCCAATGCTGCAGGAATTCCTGCAATAGCCTTGACCTATGGCTATCACCAAGGCGAAAATTTACAAGAATTTAATCCACAGTACCTCTTAAGTGGATTCTTGGATATAATCCCTGTTTTAATGAAATAGCAATTAACAAAACGTAAAGGAACATCATGACTAAACCTGTAGTGTTAAGCGGCATTCAGCCAACCGGTGGTATGACAATTGGTAACTATGTTGGTGCAATTAACCAGTGGCTTAGCTTACAAGAAGATCACGAAAGTTTCTTTATGCTGGTTGACTTGCATGCGATTACCATTCGCCAAGAACCTGAAGTGCTCAGAAACCGCGTACTTGACGGTATTGCGCTGTATGCAGCGTGTGGCATTGATCCAGAAAAAGCGGCACTTTTTGTACAATCACAAGTGCCAGAGCACGCGCAATTGGCGTGGGTACTTAACTGTTACGCCCAGATGGGTGAGTTGAATCGCATGACGCAGTTCAAAGATAAATCCGCTAAAAATGCGAACAATATCAACGTTGGATTGTTCGCATACCCGGTTCTACAAGCTGCGGATATTCTACTGTATCAAGCGGATCAAGTGCCGGTAGGTGAAGATCAAAAGCAGCATCTCGAATTAACGCGCGATATCGCAACTCGATTCAATAACTTATATGGTGATGTATTCAAAATTCCAGAGCCTTACATTCCTGAGTTAGGTGCGCGAGTGATGAGTCTTCAAGATCCGCTAAAGAAAATGTCAAAATCAGATGACAACCCGAATGGTTACGTGATGTTGTTGGACGATCCAAAGCAGATCGAGAAGAAATTGAAAAAAGCGGTTACCGATTCAGACGAACAGGCACGAATTTATTTTGACCGTGAAGAAAAACCCGGTGTTTCAAATCTACTGACGTTACTGTCGGTTGCAACAAAACGTAGCGTGGAAGATCTCGTTCCTGACTACGCGGATAAGATGTATGGTCATTTGAAGAAAGACACGGCCGATGCGGTTGTCGCCATGCTTGAACCTATCCAAGCGCGTTTCAAGGCCATCCGCGAAGACCAAACGTTATTAAACCAAATTATGCGTTCAGGTGCGGAAAAAGCAGGTGCGCGTGCAGAGCAAACATTGAAAAAAGTGTACGACGCATTAGGTTATATTCCAAGACCATAGTAATGCGGCCATTTCAAAATTTAAGGGAACTTCGGTTCCCTTTATTTTTGGATGAGATTATTGGTGCCGCTCTCAACCCGAATTCGTATTTTTGCCAATAACTACCTCCGGCAAGCATGATTCGTGTACAATGCCGCTGTTTATAAAGCGGTGTGTGTTGCACCGAGTTTTAATGGGTTCGCGTTCATGTTGTTGATGATAGATAATTACGATTCATTCACGTATAACTTAGTGCAGTACTTTCAGCGACTCGATCAAGAAGTGGTAGTAAAACGCAACGATGAAATTTCAATTGCGCAAATTAAACAATTAAAGCCAAAACACATCGTTATTTCACCTGGACCTTGCACGCCAAATGAAGCCGGGGTCTCACTCCAAGTCGTGGAGCAATTAAAAGGGCTTTACCCCATTCTCGGTATTTGTCTCGGACATCAGACGATAGCACAAGCACTGGGTGCGAACGTTATTCGCGCAAAAACTGTGATGCACGGCAAAACTTCCATACTACACCACAACCATAAAGGGGTTTTCCACGACTTACCAACGCAATTCAATGTTTGCCGCTATCATTCGCTTGTCGTCGAGCAATCTTCCTTGCCAAGCTCGCTAGAAATGACAGCTTGGACACAGCAAACGGATGGTTCTATTGAGGAAATAATGGGGTTGCTGCACACGGAATTCGCGCTCGAAGGTATGCAATTTCATCCCGAAGCAATCCTGACGGAATATGGTCTGACTCTACTTGATAACTTTATTCGTCGCTTCTAACCTATAATAAGCGTCTACAGAAAATGTGATTTATTAGTAAAATCGGGATAGTATTACGGCAAGTAAGCCAAAAGCATCATTTCTTTTTTAGAGTCACGTAAAGTAATTAGAGGATCCATGAGCCAAGATATCCGCCAGTCAAGGATTGCTCAAGCGTTAGCGCGACGATTTCACGATGTGCTAATTAGCCATAATTTTGCTCAACAGCAAATTGGCTATATTCATACGCTTGATCTCAATTATGGTGAAGATATTCCACAGCGTACGATGTTGGACGTCGAAATTGCTGCGGCGTCAAAACGTCAGGAACTCAATTCAAGCCATTTAAAATACGTCGCGAAAGCCAGCAATCACCTACATCAAGTTATTGAATCGGCAATCGAAAACAAGAAAGAAGACTTAGAACAGCTTTACACCGAAGTGGTTGGAATCCAAGATACGGTGCCCACCATATTAGATATTCTGTCTGTGCGCTCGGCCTCCGTCGGTCGCTTAGAACCACTCGTTAATGATTTAAGTTGGCTTGGACGAGATTTAGTTTCTCTAGTGAACTTGCCGCAATACCGTAAACAGTCAGCCAAAGGGACTGCAGTGAAGGTGGATACACCGGCACTGGCACTTAGGTATCTCGGCTTAGAAAATCTTCAGTTTGTTATTCCAACGTTTGCGATGCGCCATTGGATGCCTCATGCCACCGAGCCATTTCCGTTGTTGAAGCGTAAATTGCGAGACTTATCGATGTCTACTGCAATCGCCGCTAGGCAGTTAGCCGAGCTTGAAGGCGTCAACCCACAACATGCTTTCACTCTTGGCATGTTAATGGACCTTGGGAAAATTGCAGTGACGCGTTTGTATCTGCGAACGTTTGAGCAGGTTTGGCAAAATAAGGTAATGATCGCACGCGAAAAAAACCACAAAGATCTTCACACGGCGCTGCTTGAGCTAAGTCCGGATCCGTTGTTTTTACGAAATCTGTTAATGCACGACAGCATGATTTTGTCGGCAAAATTAATTGAAAAAATGGCCTTTCGTTATTTGCCATTCAACGCGGTCATGGAAGAGTTGGTGGCGATGCGCTCGTCCAACAATGATACTCTCTCAGATCCATTACCTTTGACCCGCATTCTAACCAAAGCGCACGGTTATGCTCAGTATCTGTTACTTAAAGACAGTAATTTGATTGAAGAAGACGAAGCGCAAATGTGGTTTGAGCATTTAGGATTGGATAAATCGTTGCTCGAACACCTAGGAAAGTATAGTTACCATACATTGCAGTTAACTATTTTATAATTTTTTTTACGACTATTCATTCATTTCGCCAAATGTGAACAATACTCCTAAGCCATGGAGTTGTTTGGCGAAAGCTTCTATTCAAATGCCAAATAGTTATTCACTCCGATTGAATAATATGTCTCAACCCCTTTAAAATCAAAGGCTCAACGAATTTTTTGCATGAGACAAAGGGATTTTTTTCTGAAATAATGCACGAACAAAAAATGCGCCAATGCAAATTTGTACAGGTATTTAGACTGCGGATTTGTGAAATAATGCTTAACTGAAAGAGTAATTTATTTGGCGAAAATTAACCAAGAGGAAAGAACATGACAGTCAATCGTGCGTTATTTGATGAAGTAATGGTCCCTAACTATTCACCTTCTGCTGTTATCCCAGTCAGAGGTCAAGGGTCTCGCGTTTGGGATCAGTCAGGTCGAGAGTTTGTCGATTTTGCTGGCGGTATCGCGGTTAACTGTCTTGGACACTGTCACCCAGCCTTGGTTAACGCTTTGAAAGAGCAAGGCGAAAAGATTTGGCATTTATCAAATGTCATGACCAATGAACCAGCTTTGCGTTTAGCGAAAAAATTAGTCGACGCGACATTTGCCGACAAGGTGTATTTCGCGAACTCTGGTGCAGAAGCAAATGAAGCCGCATTGAAATTGGCTCGTCGTTGGGCATTAGACAACTTTGGCGCACACAAGAGTCAAATTATTGCGTTCAATAAAGGCTTTCATGGTCGTACTTTCTTTACGGTTACCGTGGGCGGTCAAGCTGCATATTCTGATGGTTTTGGTCCTAAACCAGGTGACGTTTACCATGTGGATTACAACGATTTAAGTGCAGTAGAAGCACTGATTTCGGACAACACGTGTGCGGTAATGATGGAACCTTTGCAAGGTGAAGGTGGTATCGTTTCACCTGAAGCGGAATTCGTTAAAGGTGTGCGTGAACTATGTGACAAGCACAACGCACTGTTGATTTTTGATGAAGTACAGACTGGTGTTGGTCGTACTGGCGAATTGTATGCGTATCAAGGCGTAGGTGTTACACCTGACATCCTAACTTCGGCAAAAGCGCTTGGTGGTGGTTTCCCGATTGGTGCCATGCTGACAACGACTGCCATTGCGCAGCATTTGAAAGTCGGTACTCACGGTTCAACATACGGCGGTAACCCGTTAGCGTGTGCTGTCGCTGAAGCGGCATTTGATACCGTAAATACGCCTGAAGTATTGGATGGGGTTAAGGCAAAAGCAGAATTGTTTAAGTCTTTACTTAATGACATCAATACAAAATACAACGTATTCAGCGAAATTCGCGGTAAAGGCCTCTTGATCGGTGCGGTGGTTTCTGACGCGTACAAAGGTAAAGCAAAAGACTTTTTAACTACGGGTATTGAAGAAGGCGTGATGAGTTTAGTGGCCGGTGCAGACGTTGTGCGTTTCACCCCATCATTAGTGATCCCTGAAGCGGATATTCGCGAAGGAATGGCTCGCTTTGAAAAAGCAGTAGCGAAAGTGGTTGCTGCAAATTAAGAATTAGGATTAGGGGAGTGCACAGCTCCCCTAAATATATCAATTATTTAAATGGGGAGTAAGCGAGTCTCATGTTAGTTCTTCGCCCAATCCGAGAAAGTGATTTTCCAGCGTTATTAAACATTGCCCATGAATCGGGCCATGGTTTCACCTCGTTACCCGTTCATGAAGAATTGCTGCAAAACAAAATTGCGCGTTCAATGGCTTCATTTGAAAAAGAGGCCGATCATCCGCACGATGAAGGCTATCTCTTCGTACTGGAAGACACAGAAACTGGTGATGTTGTAGGCACGTCTGCTATTGAAGCTGCCGTAGGGTTAGATGATGCGTTTTATCACTACCACCTTTCTAAAGTGATCCATTCGTCACGCACGTTAAACGTTTACAAAGCCGTAGATATTTTAACTTTGTGTAATGATTACACTGGCGCAACTGAATTGTGTACTCTGTTTTTGAGACCGCAATTTCGTCAAAAGTACAACGGCAAATTGCTGTCTAAAGCGCGTTTTATGTTTATCAAACAACATCAAGAACGTTTTGCGGATACCGTGATTGCAGAAATGCGTGGCGTGTCTGATGAGCACGGCAACAGCCCATTTTGGAAATGGTTAGAAGAACACTTTTTCTCGATGGATTTCCCAACAGCCGATTATTTAACTGGTATTGGTCAGAAAGTGTTTATCGCCGAGTTGATGCCTAAGTACCCAATTTACGTGAATCTTTTAAGCAAAGAAGCGCAAGCGGTTGTGGGTGAAGTGCATGACAATACGCGCCCTGCAATTGAACTTTTGAAAAGCGAAGGCTTCACGTTCAACGGCTATGTAGATATCTTCGATGCGAACTCTACCGTGGAGGCTCAGGTCGAAAATATTCGTACCTTACGTGAATCTCAAGTCAAAATAGTCAAAATTGGAAACAACCAAGGTGGTTCCCCATACATGGTCGCTAATGATAAACTTGTCGACTATCGAGCTGCTGTGGTTGAGTTGAGCGTGGATGCAGGTTCTAACGAACTTGTTATTTCGCAAGCAGTGGCTGATGCGCTACTTGTAAAAGAAGGTGACTCTCTCACCATCGCAACCATCTAAGTTAGGGGCGAATTATGACAACACATCCTGCACAGTTTATAAATGGTCAGTGGGAAGCAGGCCAAGGCACAGCATTTAATTCTGTGAATCCCGCGACAAACGAAGTGATTTGGACAGCGAATGCAGCATCTGCAGAGCAAGTCGATATAGCAGTAAAAGCAGCGCGTAATGCGTTCTTTGCGTGGAGCGATCGCCCATTTGAAGAACGTCTGGCTATCGTAAAACGTTTTGCCGAACTATTAAAAGAAAACAGTGAAGCTTTAGCGATTGCAATTGGTAAAGAAACGGGCAAACCAGTATGGGAAACGCGCACTGAAGTTGGTGCAATGGTCGGTAAAATTGCCATTTCTGAAAAAGCGTATCACGAGCGCACGGGCATGGTTGAAAACCCAATGCCGCAAGGAAAAGCATTTATTCGCCACAAGGCGCATGGTGTGGTTGCAGTCTTTGGCCCATATAACTTCCCTGGTCATTTGCCGAATGGACACATTGTCCCTGCATTGCTTGCTGGCAACACGGTGATTTTTAAGCCATCTGAATTAACACCAATGGTTGCAGAAGAAACGTTGAAATTGTGGCAACAAGCTGGTTTACCTGAAGGTGTACTAAACCTTGTACAAGGTGAAGTTGAAACCGGTAAAGCACTTGCATCACATCGTGGTATTGATGGCCTATTTTTCACCGGTTCTTCACGTACCGGTCACTTATTGCATGAGCAATATGCAGGTCAACCGGGCAAGATTCTTGCACTCGAAATGGGTGGAAACAATCCGCTTATCGTAAAAGATGCTTCTGATATTAAAGCGGTTGTTCACGACATAATCCAATCAGCGTTTATCTCAAGTGGTCA
It contains:
- a CDS encoding Dam family site-specific DNA-(adenine-N6)-methyltransferase → MQTKTRAFLKWAGGKYTLVEDIARRLRLADADADTLIEPFVGAGSVFLNTNYKHYILNDINADLINLYKELKTSPDEFVSDAKKLFVELNNHPDAYYSYRQQFNESVDVYERAILFLYMNRHGYNGLCRYNLKGSFNVPFGKYKKPYFPEKELYAFANKAQQATFTCQSYEKVFASMPNNAVVYCDPPYVPLSKTASFTAYAKGGFNLDDQANLANLAENSAFISKTPVLISNHDTVWTRKIYEQAHLDVIQVKRTISPKGNSRNAVNELMALYRR
- a CDS encoding HAD-IA family hydrolase, translated to MAVKGILFDLDGTLVDSAEDMYMALNLTLTEVAYPVVSHALVTTWVGNGIDMLVKRGTSGSMEVNPTLPPETVAYAISRFKLHYAEIVGQYAALYQNVLVGLSALAAFPKAIVTNKNRDFTETLLNKLGIASHFSVLVCGDDGQKKPSPKPLLNACNALGLKPEDVMMVGDSKSDLVAANAAGIPAIALTYGYHQGENLQEFNPQYLLSGFLDIIPVLMK
- a CDS encoding SPOR domain-containing protein, which translates into the protein MRLDKSSDSVDTADSAVALNTTLKNDVQSILSDLEPIEAQPVEANKGTELPQIAEQVVESQIDQPDVLEAKADDKKTELTVVTPDTAATISEEPKPSIHSIDDSSWYHSIDDSSWYVALASSAWTIQVMAVTDDKDAQAFRDEFPNLDAKVYPALRKGTWWYVVTVGQYANIAEAKSARQQLPENVLKNQPFYKKVSQIQEEIRASSR
- a CDS encoding aspartate aminotransferase family protein, which gives rise to MTVNRALFDEVMVPNYSPSAVIPVRGQGSRVWDQSGREFVDFAGGIAVNCLGHCHPALVNALKEQGEKIWHLSNVMTNEPALRLAKKLVDATFADKVYFANSGAEANEAALKLARRWALDNFGAHKSQIIAFNKGFHGRTFFTVTVGGQAAYSDGFGPKPGDVYHVDYNDLSAVEALISDNTCAVMMEPLQGEGGIVSPEAEFVKGVRELCDKHNALLIFDEVQTGVGRTGELYAYQGVGVTPDILTSAKALGGGFPIGAMLTTTAIAQHLKVGTHGSTYGGNPLACAVAEAAFDTVNTPEVLDGVKAKAELFKSLLNDINTKYNVFSEIRGKGLLIGAVVSDAYKGKAKDFLTTGIEEGVMSLVAGADVVRFTPSLVIPEADIREGMARFEKAVAKVVAAN
- a CDS encoding anthranilate synthase component II, producing MLLMIDNYDSFTYNLVQYFQRLDQEVVVKRNDEISIAQIKQLKPKHIVISPGPCTPNEAGVSLQVVEQLKGLYPILGICLGHQTIAQALGANVIRAKTVMHGKTSILHHNHKGVFHDLPTQFNVCRYHSLVVEQSSLPSSLEMTAWTQQTDGSIEEIMGLLHTEFALEGMQFHPEAILTEYGLTLLDNFIRRF
- a CDS encoding DUF2970 domain-containing protein gives rise to the protein MRWFSVLQSVLAAMFGVQSETKRQSDFHQPKPLPYIIIGVIFVVLFILALLALVNVITPSTD
- the astA gene encoding arginine N-succinyltransferase, whose product is MLVLRPIRESDFPALLNIAHESGHGFTSLPVHEELLQNKIARSMASFEKEADHPHDEGYLFVLEDTETGDVVGTSAIEAAVGLDDAFYHYHLSKVIHSSRTLNVYKAVDILTLCNDYTGATELCTLFLRPQFRQKYNGKLLSKARFMFIKQHQERFADTVIAEMRGVSDEHGNSPFWKWLEEHFFSMDFPTADYLTGIGQKVFIAELMPKYPIYVNLLSKEAQAVVGEVHDNTRPAIELLKSEGFTFNGYVDIFDANSTVEAQVENIRTLRESQVKIVKIGNNQGGSPYMVANDKLVDYRAAVVELSVDAGSNELVISQAVADALLVKEGDSLTIATI
- the trpS gene encoding tryptophan--tRNA ligase, whose amino-acid sequence is MTKPVVLSGIQPTGGMTIGNYVGAINQWLSLQEDHESFFMLVDLHAITIRQEPEVLRNRVLDGIALYAACGIDPEKAALFVQSQVPEHAQLAWVLNCYAQMGELNRMTQFKDKSAKNANNINVGLFAYPVLQAADILLYQADQVPVGEDQKQHLELTRDIATRFNNLYGDVFKIPEPYIPELGARVMSLQDPLKKMSKSDDNPNGYVMLLDDPKQIEKKLKKAVTDSDEQARIYFDREEKPGVSNLLTLLSVATKRSVEDLVPDYADKMYGHLKKDTADAVVAMLEPIQARFKAIREDQTLLNQIMRSGAEKAGARAEQTLKKVYDALGYIPRP
- a CDS encoding HDOD domain-containing protein, with the translated sequence MSQDIRQSRIAQALARRFHDVLISHNFAQQQIGYIHTLDLNYGEDIPQRTMLDVEIAAASKRQELNSSHLKYVAKASNHLHQVIESAIENKKEDLEQLYTEVVGIQDTVPTILDILSVRSASVGRLEPLVNDLSWLGRDLVSLVNLPQYRKQSAKGTAVKVDTPALALRYLGLENLQFVIPTFAMRHWMPHATEPFPLLKRKLRDLSMSTAIAARQLAELEGVNPQHAFTLGMLMDLGKIAVTRLYLRTFEQVWQNKVMIAREKNHKDLHTALLELSPDPLFLRNLLMHDSMILSAKLIEKMAFRYLPFNAVMEELVAMRSSNNDTLSDPLPLTRILTKAHGYAQYLLLKDSNLIEEDEAQMWFEHLGLDKSLLEHLGKYSYHTLQLTIL
- the rpe gene encoding ribulose-phosphate 3-epimerase, whose protein sequence is MSQFLIAPSILSADFARLGDDVARVLDAGADVVHFDVMDNHYVPNLTFGPMVCQALRAYGITAPIDVHLMVKPVDSLIPEFAKAGASIITFHPEASEHIDRSLALIKENGCEAGLVFNPATPLHYLDYVMDKVDQILLMSVNPGFGGQSFIPNTLDKLRQVRERIDASGRPIRLEVDGGVKVDNIAEIAAAGADMFVAGSAIFSQPDYKQVIDAMRAELAKV
- the astD gene encoding succinylglutamate-semialdehyde dehydrogenase, with protein sequence MTTHPAQFINGQWEAGQGTAFNSVNPATNEVIWTANAASAEQVDIAVKAARNAFFAWSDRPFEERLAIVKRFAELLKENSEALAIAIGKETGKPVWETRTEVGAMVGKIAISEKAYHERTGMVENPMPQGKAFIRHKAHGVVAVFGPYNFPGHLPNGHIVPALLAGNTVIFKPSELTPMVAEETLKLWQQAGLPEGVLNLVQGEVETGKALASHRGIDGLFFTGSSRTGHLLHEQYAGQPGKILALEMGGNNPLIVKDASDIKAVVHDIIQSAFISSGQRCTCARKLFLPAGAQGDAILEHLIRATKAIKIGHFDAQEQPFMGSMISERAAAGMVAAQTQLVSLGAEVLLELTHQAGTGFVTPGIIECTNVTDYPDEEHFGPLLKVFRYTDFDAAIEKANDTSFGLSAGLLGDNEADYDYFFRRIRAGIVNWNRPITGASSAAPFGGIGASGNHRASAYYAADYCAFPVASVELEKVEIPATLSPGLNIE